A region of the Gopherus flavomarginatus isolate rGopFla2 chromosome 3, rGopFla2.mat.asm, whole genome shotgun sequence genome:
AGGTGTCTTTGCTGTGTTAATTACAATGACATTGGTATTGCTACAACGCTCAATGAGTTTGATGCATTTTCAACAGTGGGAACTATCACATGTATGCCAGTAGTGTAGTAGAcctgcctgaaaaaaaaagtagttaTGTTCTGTGGTAAAGGTCTTTGAACCTTGAGTTATTCATTAGTTTCCAAAGATTGTGTTAAGTGACTCAGCATTAGCAACAGAAATGGCCACTGTTATCCAATTACAGATTACACTGTAAGGTCAGTGCAGCTCAAGATGTCACAGAAGCAGTAGAAATAGACTGGAGATGAGTAGAGGCACTTCCAGTAACTCTCTCCCTAAGTATAACGTTTTAGGCACAGATCCATGAAGGGATTTAGAAGTTGTAACACTGAGTGGTATGGTACCTAGAAAAGTCACAGGAACACTGCCCTTGCAAAGCCTGAGTTGAGGTGcctcgtctccccatacagtaaGTGAGGAGAAATAGgtacctaagaatgggatccacaaaagccagcatactAGGTGGGCAGCCACCTTAAATTATCAATGGGAAATTCTCACAAGATGTGTGCACTAAGTCCTGCCCTTCGTTTGGAaataggcacctaactctgggCTGTACAGATCCTATCTGCTTAACAATCAATCCATGAACCAGGCAGGCtgatctgagggctggtctacactgaggggcgggggggggcgaaaatcgatctaagatatgcaactattcgcgtagctgaagttgaagtatcttagttcgacttacctggccatcctcatggcGGCAAGTTGACTGCcgcaggccgaggtggagtacaggcatcgaTTCGCAGATCAATTTAagatgtctagatgagacgcaataaattgatccccaacaGATCGATTACTACCCACCAATCTGGCGgctagtatagacgtacccttacttTAAATTGCATGTGGGGCCTGAAAGAAACTGGTAGGGGAGAAGGaactcccttataacctttagcctagtGGATAAGGCACTCACGCAGGATGCACAAGACCTCTGCTTCTATTCCCTCTTTCTTCTGAGGGGAAGAAGCATCATAGTGCCTGCACTGCTAGGCTTTAGAGCCAGTAATTCTCATTTTCCTGATCCAGTTAATATTTTACTCTTCAATTATGTAATTAAAGGTGGAACAATTGCAATAGGGGAAATGAGGGAGATCCATATCAGAATATTCCCTAGCCTAGTGGGGAGGCTGGACTTCAACTGGAGGTCTCCGATATCCTGCGTGTATACTCTACCCACTAGTTAGGCTAAAGGTTATAAATGGAGGTTAAAAGGGCTATTTTGTGTGAATTCACCTGAAGGTCACTAgccagtaggtgtgctcagaggctacCTACCAGATTGGGCCTGCCTGCAACTTAGGTGGGCCAGATGACTCTCCTACTTCGTGAATCACTCTGGGCTTAGATGGGAGATAAGCATCCCATCCCTATAGTGAGGTAGTAGTGCACAAGCTCAGACAGGAGAAATTTAGGTGATGAGTGACTTTAGGCATCTTCAAAGTTAGGTGGCAGCCAAGCAGAAGTTTCGtagattgcagtagtgcctaaaaTAGGAATTTGGCATCTAGGTACCTTGTGGCTCACATCCTTAATAAATTAGCTATATAACTAAAAGCATTCTCCCCTGTACACTACAGGTTGAAAGATATCCTATCAGAAACAGTCCACTGAGATGGTAACTACTTTTTAAGGACAGACTAACAGGGCAGTCAAGgagtccctgccctgcagctgggctatATATAAACAGGAAGGGAAGAGCAAGCTGAGAAAGGGGAAGTAGAAGCCACTTGTGCTGCGGGCAGTGGTTTCTTTCTGGCTCCAGAAGTCCAGCTAAGCCTGATTTAGTCTTGGTTATATTTGGGAGCTCTGAACCCAGGCCCTGAGGTGAGAATTTTATCAGCTGGTATGGTACTTGGTCCTGTGCTAGAGCCTTATTAAAAAGaagatgttatttatttattagtgtGTGTTGGCTTCTCCCCCCGACCCATGGCTATTGCCACTCCAATTAGGGGAAGTTAATTAAGGGAGGCCACACTTGCAGCAGCACCACACTGCGGGGTCACAAGGGGACAGAGGGACTGCCCACACCTTTATACATGGAATTCTTATATTATAGGTGCTTTTTACAGAATTTGTAACATTCAGCTGTTTGCTCTCTCTAGATTACTGAGAATGATCCAAAATTCCAGATGAATGAAATAGATAAATAGTTTACCCCCTTTTTTCCCCATGAACAAATAAATGCAAAATCTCAGTAGTTTTGCTCCTGTCTTCATTGGGACAAGAACAAAGTTAAGAAATAATCTTTAAAGATAGTTCAACCTAGATCTGCTTTTAATGTGTTTACCAGTTAGTGTGATTAGGGCCAAACCACGTTGAACTGGTTTCTACCAGGAGAAGAGTTTAAACATGGTTCCTTAACGCTGTTCCCAGCCCAGAATCTTCTTTGCTGAAAATGCACTGACTTGCATGGACTACTGTACAAGGTCTTTGTAATTAACATTGATACATTTGCTAAGATTCCCTCCTGCTCAATAATATACCCTCGTCTGACACTAAAGCAAGTGGAATTAGAGAAGTAACAGATTTACCTTGTCCACTGGATCTTCTTATGTATGGTTTAAGGTGAGACATTTTGATGGGTCTTTTTAGTCTGGATCCTGTGGTCTCTCTTAGTATTGCACATCCATTATCTGTGATGTAGTCTATAATACAGGGACCAACCCACTCTGACTGGAAACGGCCATCTTTCCACCAGTTTTTCCTTTGTCTAAGCACTTCATGTCCAACTTTAAGAtgaaatggatttatttgctttGGCTTCCTTTTAATATTGACCTTGTTTCCAGTTTGCTGTTCATCAATCCTATTTTTCTCAATCTACATGGAGAAATAACATGAATTATAGCTTGTTTTCCTGAGAGGAACCGCATGTTTTCATAACATTGATTGAATACAGAAGTCTTATTCAAAGATCTTCCGTCACGCATGATTCATGAATTTTCTAAATATTTCCAATATGTTCACCTTAACACTTTTCAATCTTCTCTTTGATAACACTGAGGTATTAGGTATTTACCTGGCATTTTGTAGCTTTCCTTTCCTCCAATACTCGATCAGCCTGTTTAATTGCTTCAAGGATTTTGGCAAACATACATTTATTATCCTCTCGTGCTTCCTGCAGTACATTTGAAGTCTCAGACACATAAGGGTTACGATTAAACATTTGGAAATATGGTGTGTTTTGGACTGGCTCCTATTTATAGGGAGAGAACACAGGTAAACTTAGTACTTGTCTTAGTGGGTATTTGCACAACAATGTCAGTCAACTCCCAACAAGAGAGACATAGTGTACACATACCATGGGAGTCAAGTTAAAAGCATATGCAATGGCAGATAAATTATCATCCCAGTCATTGGGGTGGTCTGCGCAGTATTTGTTCAGGAAAGTCTTGATTGTCCTGCATGTTCTTTCATTTGTGTCATctgtctgaggataggacaataCTATTTGTTTCATTCCAAAGAGCTCAAATAGTTCTCTGTTGATCTTTAAAGACAAAAACACACAATGCACAGGAACAATCACTGCTTGTATTATACTGCAGTAAATATGTACTCATTACAGTTTCTATTCTTTCCTACTACCATATATGGGTGACAGAAAAGATTGCCTTATATACATCCATCTACATGCAAGTTCCAATTTAAACAGTGTGGTCTGAAGGAATGGGCATGGATATGGGATCCAGGAATTGCTGAGTTCTAAACCTGGTTTTGCTACGGACTCACTGTGGCCTCAAGAATATCAGTCTGTCATTTtcccccatctgtagaatggttATTACTATCAATCTAACCCTGAGGTGTTAATTAGtgtttgtagagtgctttgaaaatgtaaagttcTTCAGCATCACTAAGTGATGCAGTATTTTCCACCTGGGGCAAATCTGTTCTACCAGATGACCAGGAAAGGCAACATACAGCAGAGGGCTGGAGGCGAACATAAGGTTCTAATTCAGGTTGAGTCACTGACTTAGACTGTGACCTCAGAAAAGTCACTTGACGTCCTTCTGCTTGATGAGTCAATAGAGACTGGAGCAAATACATTACAATGAAAAAGTTATATTATTGCTTAATGTGTCAAGTTCAATAGGAGCTGCTTTGGAGCAAAGGGGCATATTAGAGGCAGGAAGAGGAAGTGGCTGGAGTGCTATCCCCAGCTGGCAGGTGGCTCCTCAGGATTGTCAGttggcacaagttagagcagcacCCATACTGCTCTAGCTTGTAGCAAAGTTGAAGAGGAGAATCAGGAGCTGTAATTGATGACTGGTTCTCAGCTGCTTCTCCTCCCCTATCTCCTAGGCTGCCCTAACTGGCTGAAGGAGAGCCCTCCTTTGCAAGGTATTCAGCTAGGCCCAGGCAGAGCCAGTCATACTCCtatcttaggccaggtctacattacaaggttttgtcagcatagctatgtcagtcagggatgtgaaaaaaacaccctagTGTTGTCGCTGTGGGTTTTGCTGGTACAACTTATACACAGCTATGCTGACCACAGCGGGGTTTTTTTAAGCATAGatcatgttttttttgttttttttttcaggggaGGGTATTATGCAGACAGAAAAACTGTATACTAGAGGGCTCTGACAGTATAGCCACACTGGCaaagcactgtagtgtagacaaggccttatccTCCCACAGCCCAGCAGAGAACTAGGCCATAGAGGAGTCACAGctactctctcctctcccctcacacTACAGCAGGCAACCACCAAGGAAGCTGTTTCTCAGAGTGCTCTCAATTCACACTAGAAGTACTCCTGGGACTGCAAGGGAAGTGGTGAGATGCAGTTGAAGAGGAGGTAGTGATGAGGTTAAttcaaaatacttcattttaaaaGCACAGGGTGTGGGTCGTGAAATATTTTCAATGTATAAGCAAGTACAAATTTAGCAGAGTCACCATTGATAGACAAGTAATCTTCATGCCACAGATTGGATTCCCACTGTAATATATATTAATACTAAGGAGACTACACAGAATGTAAGCTCCACAGGCAAGGACcgtctgtgtttgtatagtgcctagcacacagGGGTCCTGGTCAAAGACTGGGATACTACACCACTACAAATAATAAAGGAAAGAACAGAACCTTCTCTCATGAGGTAGAGAGAGTTATGCTTGAAGCATGATTGTCTTCTATATGTCACTGCCATTACTCCTTCACAGAACTTTtactaataaaaatacatttatgtCTATACAAGACAGAGAAGAGAAAATACTTTGACTTTTTGATACGTCTTGAGTAAATGTTGTTTTATCCTTTAATCTTCAGTGATCAGAAAGGAGCGTTCTGGAAAAATATCTAAGACTAAGgcagagatcagcaacctttggcacgtggcccaccagggtaagcaccctggtgggctaggccggtttgtttacctgctacgtcctcaggttcggccaatcgcggctcccactggccacggtttgccactccaggccaatgggagttgtgggaagtggcgcaggctgaggaatgtgctggccgcctctttccaccgcccccattggcctggagtggcgaattgcagctagtgggagccgtgatcagccaaacctgtggacatggcaggtaaaccggcccggcctgccagggtgcttaccctggcaggccacgagccaaaggttgctgatccctggactaAGGCATCTAAGGTATTATAAATTAGTGCCCACCCTCAGATAGCTTGGACCAGGCCCTGAATCATGAAAGCAAAGTCAATGGTCTCACCTCCTCAAAGGTAAATGGCAACACACCAGTTTtcataaacaagtcactgtaaaTTTGGCACCTAAGCCTCAGATTGATTACCATATCCTTGTATTTTAGACAAACACACCATCTTCCCTAAAATAAAAAGTCTCTTTAGGGCTGACTTCTCTTACCTGATGAACAAACTCTTCTGCTTGATCAATAACCATTTTTTTAAGTGGTCCATATGAGAAAAACACACTGACAATTGCCTTAGCAATTTCTACCGCTGAAGTGTCTTGTAGTGGCAGAACCACCACCCATTTTGTGAACAAGTCTGTCATCATTATGATATACATATGGTTTCTACGGGTGGTACTAAATGGTCCCATTAGGTCTATTGTGACTGCAGTCCATGGATCCTCTACTTTGATAGGGTGTAATTTGGGTACTATGATGGCTGTATTCTTTGCCACCTGGCAATGCTGGCAAGCATACACCTGGGTCAGAAACAAGAAAAGAGGGACATTACTAACAAGTGTCTGCTGAAGGCATAATGTCACTAgaacaaacacttaaatattatcAATCCAACGAGAGCTGGAGATTAGGGCATCTCAGTCATTCTACACCAATCCCATTCATTTTACATTTCTTTATACTATTAAACATTTGAGACAGATATTCAGCTATAGCAAAAACAAATACAACCACGCAACATAGCACAGGTTGGAGGTAGCTGTATGAAAATAATTTACAGCTCAACTTTGAATACCACTATCCTGGGACTCAGCGTGCTGTTCTAGACCCAGAGTATAAATTAAAGCAGCCTTCACTATCTTTGATTAATACAGCAGCTGGGCATCAGCAGCAGGTAGGGAACCCCCGGTCATGTCCCCTTTGCTCCAGTCAAGCTTCCTCCTTTGGTAGAAGGGAGCTGATGTGCACAGGACAAGTTATGCTGGCCTTATGCCACCAGAAGATCCCTTGCACTAAGGTCATTTTCCTTTGGCTAGGTGCACAGGTTATATAGGCAGAATCTGGCATAGCACTGCACAGACCAGATTTATCTGCTTAGCAGGATCTCATCTTATATCTATCTAAGCCAAATACAAAGAACTGTTTTCATTTAACATGAAAGTTAGATAGATGATCACAAGTATAAAGAAATGTAGCTGATTGCAAGAGCAACAATAATTTGGCAACAATGAACAACATGTATATGTAtatctgtatatatattttatgtcTCAGGACCAGATTCTGTGGGTACACaatctgtatgtatgtgtgtgataAGGggtgtgtcaaggttttttctcactttgaactttagcgtccaagaagtggggacctgcatgatcacttttaagcttaattactagcttaaatttggtacgctgccaccagccaaaaatatagtgtttggcacacttcctgttcccccaaagccttccctggggaaccccagacccgaaccccttggatctgaacacaaggagaaattagccttcctcccctctttttccccccagactttcctctccctgggtttccctgagaggctacactgatccaaactccttggatcttaaaacaaagaggaattaacctttcccccctgcttttccccccaccaatccccggtgagttcagactcaatccccttgggtcttaaaacaaggaaaaaaatcaatcaggttcttaaaaaagaaagcttttaattaaagaaagaaaaggtaaaaattctctctgtaaaatcaggatggaaaatattttacaaggtattcagattcatatagcctacagggacctccccccccaccttagcctgagattcaaagttacagcaaacagtaaaaattcttccagcaaaagacacatttacgaagttatgaaaacaaacataagactaatccgcctttcctggctattacttactattttgaaacatgagagactgattcagaaagattggagaaaacctgggtgtacgtctggtccctcttagccccaagagcgaacaatgaacaaaacaaacaacacaaacaaagacttccctccacaaagatttgaaagtatcttgtccccccattggtcctctggtcaggtgtcagccaagttcactgagcttcttaaccttttacaggtaaaagagacattaacccttaaccatctgtttatgacagggtgcaaGAAGATTTCCAATTGGGTGTCCCACATAAGAAAAACTCCCCCATGTACCTCTAATTGCCCAAAAGGAGATAAAGATTGGCAGAGCCACAATTTCTGTCCTTCCCATGCTCTGACCAGCCATTCTGGCAGAGTGTGGGTGGTGCAGGACAGTAAACTGTATCCCATTAAGGGGGTTAACAGTGGTCTTGCAGCCTCTATGTATCTATCAGCACCTATACGTATTTTGCCTCCCTGAGTATGAATGCTTCCTGGTGCTCTCACTGAGGCAGCACGACCCCTCACTATCACTTAGTACACGCTGTGCCTACAATGCACAATTGTGCTATACATTAAGCTACACTGTTAACAAGAAAAGGAGAAATAGAAAATACTGCTTGGCCACCTTGCACATATGTAAACACTTATCCTTTTGGGATCTTAAACTTGTAGTTCTGACTTTATTATCTGACTAACActgtaactttaaaaataatttaaaaatctaaataagtTCATGTGCTTTGCTAAATCAGAGTCTTAGAGCTACTCAGGGCCCCAAACTACACAGAGCATTGGAAGTTTAGTTTTTCTAACACTACATTTTCATTCACTCATAATACTGAAAACAGTCTCTCTTTCTGAACTGAAGCTAGGTACCAGCCCAATAGCAATTTGAGGAGGAATTTTCAGAAGCCCCCAAGTGACTTAAAAACACAAATCTCATAGAAACCAATGGGACTTAGGtgttttttcaaaagtacctac
Encoded here:
- the GIN1 gene encoding gypsy retrotransposon integrase-like protein 1, with the translated sequence MVRSGKNGGLHLKQISYYKRTGEYHPTTLASERSGIRRAAKKFVFKENKLFYVGKDRKQMRLVIVSDEEKKRVLHKCHESAAGAHHGISRTLTLVESSYYWTSITNDVKQWVYACQHCQVAKNTAIIVPKLHPIKVEDPWTAVTIDLMGPFSTTRRNHMYIIMMTDLFTKWVVVLPLQDTSAVEIAKAIVSVFFSYGPLKKMVIDQAEEFVHQINRELFELFGMKQIVLSYPQTDDTNERTCRTIKTFLNKYCADHPNDWDDNLSAIAYAFNLTPMEPVQNTPYFQMFNRNPYVSETSNVLQEAREDNKCMFAKILEAIKQADRVLEERKATKCQIEKNRIDEQQTGNKVNIKRKPKQINPFHLKVGHEVLRQRKNWWKDGRFQSEWVGPCIIDYITDNGCAILRETTGSRLKRPIKMSHLKPYIRRSSGQDNHYLLQGSIVVDHDYVGLSESSYGPCPQDTIAEGEVNTPAANNLLSPPYKDNEPSECKSQSEFTEDHSILSANSNPEQWSSSCWTLQTKLEDT